From Cyclobacteriaceae bacterium, a single genomic window includes:
- a CDS encoding TonB-dependent receptor — protein sequence MIKNLSNKLTHILQVLVVFGLFSVLPAQAQTRLVTGLVKADTGEGLPGVNVLEKGTNNGTVTDADGKYSINVNAGAVLTFSFIGMSNQEVAVGELSQVNIEMKTDVTQLSELVVVGYGTQKKSDLTGAVSSVAMSEIRNVPVTRADQMLQGRVSGVQITQTSAEPGGNISIRIRGTNSINTSNQPLFVIDGFPGAGDLNSINPSDIESIDVLKDASATAIYGSRGANGVIIITTKKGKMDQNSITFEAYTGIQTVRKKYDLMNAQQFGSYLNDVQSLTNQETGSTTALPYPTQADLDALGKGTDWQDEIFRTAPIRNYQLGFNGGSGGTRYNVSMNYFDQDGIIINSGFKRGSLRFNIDRKVSEKLNFSFTSQLTRSLENKSLVNTAGGSAGGVVMDAMRMNPGVPVYDATGNYTLRNGPAPYVETTQTGNPVQYANSASDNRNVFRALLNAAGEYSIIKGLKLRVSGGIDMNYGNINSYVPSGIFFGGGVTVGSAAQSSTNRTNWVNENTLTYDKEFGQHTINVVGGFSAQQSITESFRSAATSFFTDALGANNLGIGSGAVAPTSSKTGNQLASFFGRINYKLTNKYLVTFTMRADGSSKFGPNKKWGYFPSGAIAWRIIEENFMKNITKVSDLKLRVGYGIVGNQEIDPYQSMGRYTNSNYVSGVTRLVGQAVANIANADLHWESTASFNVGIDLGLFDNRVLLTADYYDKVTSDLLLQAAIPQTAGLNSILLNAGKVGNNGFELSVTTINIDSKKVKWTTNLNFTRNRNKVLDLNGETQRIVGASSSSLFPGSGASTTSILRVGEPIGSFYGYQFDGIWQTAEEIVASGITTPTYRAGDPKYVDQDKNGIINSDDRVIIGRAQPDFYYGMTNTVTVGRLNVMVLLQGVQGQDVLNLNRYELESGTTNTNKMTTMLDRWTGPGTSNTIPKANSVARRSTGITSEVLEDGSFLRVKTITIGYDLPIPKAIGNTLKSASIYVTGQNLFTFTQYKGFDPEVNSFGSDNLSLNTDYNAFPASKTFIVGVRLGF from the coding sequence ATGATTAAAAATTTATCTAACAAGCTGACACACATCCTTCAGGTGCTAGTGGTTTTCGGCCTGTTTTCTGTGCTTCCCGCCCAGGCCCAGACCAGATTGGTCACTGGCTTGGTTAAGGCTGATACAGGAGAAGGTCTTCCTGGGGTAAACGTCCTCGAAAAAGGAACCAATAATGGTACGGTAACAGATGCTGATGGAAAATACTCTATCAACGTAAATGCCGGAGCCGTCCTGACCTTTTCTTTTATTGGAATGAGCAACCAGGAAGTTGCTGTAGGTGAACTAAGTCAGGTTAACATCGAAATGAAAACAGATGTTACCCAACTGAGTGAATTGGTAGTGGTCGGATATGGTACTCAAAAGAAAAGTGATCTCACTGGCGCTGTATCATCTGTTGCCATGTCAGAGATCAGAAACGTACCTGTTACACGCGCAGATCAGATGTTGCAAGGACGTGTAAGTGGAGTTCAGATCACACAGACAAGTGCTGAACCAGGTGGTAATATCTCAATCCGTATTCGCGGAACAAACTCTATCAATACAAGCAATCAGCCGTTGTTTGTAATTGACGGTTTTCCAGGCGCAGGAGATCTCAACAGCATTAACCCAAGCGATATTGAATCAATCGATGTATTGAAAGATGCATCCGCAACTGCCATTTATGGAAGTCGTGGAGCTAACGGAGTTATTATCATCACAACCAAAAAGGGAAAGATGGATCAGAACTCCATCACGTTTGAAGCTTATACTGGCATTCAGACGGTGCGCAAGAAATATGATTTGATGAATGCTCAGCAATTCGGCTCCTACCTGAATGACGTTCAATCTTTGACTAATCAGGAAACAGGTTCAACAACTGCTCTTCCCTATCCTACTCAGGCCGATCTTGATGCCCTTGGAAAAGGAACAGATTGGCAGGACGAAATTTTCAGAACGGCACCGATCCGCAACTACCAGTTAGGGTTTAATGGTGGTAGCGGCGGCACCCGTTACAATGTAAGTATGAATTACTTTGATCAGGATGGTATCATTATCAATTCAGGATTCAAAAGAGGTTCATTAAGATTTAACATAGACAGGAAAGTGAGTGAAAAGTTAAATTTCTCTTTCACCAGCCAATTAACACGTTCACTTGAAAATAAATCATTGGTCAATACTGCAGGAGGTTCTGCAGGTGGAGTTGTCATGGATGCAATGCGTATGAATCCAGGAGTACCTGTTTACGATGCAACCGGAAACTATACCTTACGCAATGGCCCGGCACCATATGTTGAAACAACACAAACGGGTAATCCTGTGCAGTATGCCAATTCTGCTTCAGACAATCGGAATGTATTTCGCGCATTACTGAATGCAGCAGGTGAATATTCCATCATCAAAGGACTAAAATTGAGAGTGAGTGGTGGTATTGATATGAATTACGGAAATATCAATTCATATGTTCCATCCGGAATATTCTTCGGTGGTGGGGTAACGGTAGGCTCTGCTGCACAATCATCTACCAACAGGACCAACTGGGTAAATGAGAACACTTTAACGTATGATAAAGAATTCGGTCAGCATACTATCAACGTTGTCGGCGGATTCAGTGCACAGCAATCCATCACTGAAAGTTTCAGATCGGCAGCTACATCTTTCTTTACTGACGCATTAGGTGCCAATAATCTTGGAATTGGTTCCGGTGCAGTAGCTCCAACATCTTCAAAAACAGGAAACCAGTTAGCATCCTTTTTTGGACGTATTAACTATAAACTCACGAATAAATATCTTGTTACGTTCACCATGCGTGCAGATGGTTCTTCCAAATTTGGTCCCAATAAAAAGTGGGGATATTTTCCTTCAGGTGCAATTGCATGGAGGATAATTGAAGAGAACTTCATGAAAAACATCACTAAGGTGAGCGACCTGAAGCTTCGCGTAGGTTACGGAATCGTTGGTAATCAGGAAATTGATCCTTACCAATCCATGGGACGTTATACAAATTCCAATTATGTATCAGGTGTTACCAGACTTGTTGGTCAGGCGGTTGCAAACATTGCCAATGCTGATCTGCACTGGGAATCTACTGCATCGTTTAACGTTGGTATCGACTTGGGCTTGTTTGATAATCGCGTACTCCTTACTGCCGATTACTACGACAAGGTTACAAGTGATTTATTGCTTCAGGCTGCTATTCCACAAACTGCAGGACTCAACAGTATCCTTCTGAATGCTGGAAAGGTTGGAAACAATGGCTTCGAGCTTTCAGTAACAACCATCAACATCGATTCCAAAAAAGTAAAATGGACTACCAATCTTAACTTTACACGTAATCGTAATAAAGTGCTCGACTTGAATGGAGAAACTCAGCGCATTGTTGGTGCCTCCAGCAGCAGCTTGTTCCCCGGATCAGGTGCATCAACTACAAGCATCCTTCGCGTTGGAGAGCCTATCGGATCTTTCTATGGATATCAGTTTGATGGAATCTGGCAGACAGCTGAGGAGATCGTTGCATCCGGAATCACTACTCCAACCTACAGAGCTGGGGATCCTAAATATGTTGATCAGGATAAGAATGGCATTATCAACTCTGATGATCGCGTTATCATTGGACGTGCACAGCCTGATTTTTACTATGGTATGACTAACACTGTTACAGTAGGGCGCTTAAATGTCATGGTTCTTCTGCAGGGTGTTCAGGGTCAGGATGTTTTAAATCTGAATCGCTACGAGCTTGAGTCCGGAACTACCAACACAAATAAGATGACAACCATGCTGGATCGATGGACAGGTCCCGGAACAAGCAATACTATTCCAAAGGCCAACAGTGTTGCCCGCAGAAGCACCGGTATCACCAGTGAAGTTCTTGAAGACGGAAGTTTTCTCAGAGTAAAGACCATAACCATTGGTTATGATCTTCCGATTCCAAAAGCAATTGGAAATACGTTGAAGTCAGCGAGCATCTATGTGACAGGACAAAATCTCTTCACATTCACACAATACAAAGGCTTTGATCCGGAAGTAAACTCATTCGGGTCTGATAACTTAAGCCTGAACACGGATTACAACGCTTTCCCGGCTTCGAAGACTTTCATTGTAGGAGTTCGTCTTGGTTTCTGA